A stretch of the Streptomyces sp. NBC_00078 genome encodes the following:
- a CDS encoding MerR family transcriptional regulator: MTTDTGEPALTIDELAARAGITVRTVRFYGTKGLLPPPVIGPRRVGHYGRQHLARLALIEELQHQGMTLAAIERYLEQLPPDLSEGDLAVHRAVVASWAPDSVEKVTAEELQRRAGRPLAEDDLERLAAMNVVRPDGGSYHVDSGLLRLAVQLLDVPLSQAAILAARKVLIEHSRAAAHELSQLFRGEVSERAEEDVKSLSAHMEPIVVQALVTTFQRSLKEEVHQWLAAPDDGRPA; encoded by the coding sequence GGTCCGGTTCTACGGCACCAAGGGCCTGCTCCCGCCGCCGGTGATCGGTCCGCGGCGGGTGGGCCACTACGGCAGGCAGCACCTGGCCCGGCTGGCGCTGATCGAGGAACTGCAGCACCAGGGCATGACGCTGGCCGCGATCGAGCGCTACTTGGAGCAGCTGCCCCCTGACCTCAGCGAGGGCGACCTCGCCGTCCACCGGGCCGTGGTGGCGTCCTGGGCGCCGGACAGCGTGGAGAAGGTGACGGCGGAGGAACTGCAGCGCCGGGCGGGACGGCCGCTGGCCGAGGACGACCTGGAGCGGCTCGCCGCCATGAACGTGGTCCGCCCGGACGGCGGCTCCTACCACGTGGACTCGGGCCTGCTCCGGCTCGCCGTTCAGCTCCTCGACGTACCGCTGTCGCAGGCGGCGATCCTCGCGGCGCGCAAGGTGCTCATCGAGCACTCGCGGGCCGCCGCGCACGAGCTGTCGCAGTTGTTCAGGGGCGAGGTGTCCGAGCGTGCGGAGGAGGACGTGAAGTCCCTCTCCGCGCACATGGAGCCCATCGTGGTGCAGGCCCTTGTGACGACCTTCCAGCGGTCGCTCAAGGAAGAGGTGCACCAGTGGCTCGCCGCCCCGGACGACGGCCGGCCCGCCTGA